A single window of Senegalia massiliensis DNA harbors:
- a CDS encoding tryptophan transporter: MNLRKNIFIALLLAIGFIMHQIVPGTLGSMKFDLMLSFIFVALMINKDFKSIIVTALLSGIITAMTTTFPGGQIANIVDKIITSLAVYFLIHLLANVKMGQIKVGIIAFLGTVVSGSVFLSTSLFLVGLPAPFMALFLAIVIPTSITNIFVTITIYNIVKMALKVTKLDLAMEI, translated from the coding sequence ATGAATTTAAGAAAAAATATATTTATAGCTTTATTACTTGCCATAGGATTTATTATGCATCAAATTGTACCAGGCACCCTTGGGAGCATGAAGTTTGATTTAATGTTATCCTTTATATTTGTAGCATTGATGATAAATAAAGATTTTAAAAGTATAATAGTTACAGCATTACTTAGTGGAATAATTACTGCTATGACAACTACTTTTCCAGGTGGTCAAATAGCAAATATAGTAGATAAAATTATAACTTCATTAGCAGTTTATTTCTTAATCCATTTATTAGCTAATGTAAAAATGGGTCAAATAAAAGTTGGAATAATAGCTTTTCTAGGGACAGTTGTAAGTGGAAGTGTGTTTTTATCTACTTCATTATTTTTAGTAGGATTACCTGCACCATTTATGGCATTATTTTTAGCAATAGTAATTCCTACATCAATAACGAATATATTTGTAACAATAACTATATATAATATTGTTAAAATGGCTTTAAAGGTTACAAAATTAGATTTAGCTATGGAAATATAA
- a CDS encoding acylphosphatase encodes MKRVNIEIFGRVQGVGFRYYTTQEANKLNISGWVTNRIDGSVEIDAQGKEENIEKFIEWTKSGPSHARVDNINISEKSIKDLKDNKFNIK; translated from the coding sequence ATGAAAAGAGTTAATATAGAAATTTTTGGCAGAGTACAAGGGGTAGGATTTAGATATTATACTACTCAAGAAGCTAATAAATTAAATATATCTGGTTGGGTGACAAATAGAATTGATGGAAGTGTAGAAATAGATGCTCAAGGTAAAGAAGAAAATATAGAAAAATTTATAGAATGGACTAAATCTGGCCCCTCTCATGCAAGAGTTGATAATATAAATATAAGTGAAAAATCAATAAAAGATTTGAAAGATAATAAATTTAATATTAAATAA